One genomic segment of Sphingomonas sp. KR3-1 includes these proteins:
- a CDS encoding rhomboid family intramembrane serine protease, giving the protein MALEENELSIRSRHGMLRDLLPIYSVYQLFPNVLALGLIVWLGLWLGHIPAIVPLVVMLGWLFQFVTRPSVMAVSKAQASWIEEVLEEQGFYEQSEVDGRWRLIDRQWWQRLPHLFIEFLPGDPITVIAPRDVMEALRGTLELFEEHEFLFPQGDSPFSFQPAEPDPLPWHAQVPTLGLVAACVGAWLWYAATHEAGGMGDWGLSGAALRQGRFENILLHMVAHGGAMHLTMNMSMLAAIGGALTLRLGSPPLSWLRFLLLFLLSGLAGAALYLLVHPAGTVPMVGASGALYGLFALFIRAPADGRGTLSLKSRRIRRVGWELAKQNLFLFGLLAALAWASGGAGGLAWEAHLGGFLFGLLVGPKLLPRNAEARSGIEGPPVLIPGTVAPAD; this is encoded by the coding sequence CGCGACCTGCTCCCGATCTACAGTGTCTATCAGCTCTTTCCCAACGTCCTGGCCCTTGGCCTGATCGTCTGGCTAGGTCTTTGGCTCGGGCATATTCCGGCAATAGTGCCGCTTGTCGTGATGCTCGGCTGGCTATTTCAATTCGTCACCCGGCCTTCGGTGATGGCGGTGTCGAAAGCACAGGCCAGCTGGATCGAAGAGGTCCTCGAAGAGCAGGGATTTTACGAGCAGTCCGAAGTCGATGGCCGGTGGCGCCTGATCGACAGGCAATGGTGGCAGCGCCTGCCTCATCTGTTCATTGAATTCCTGCCCGGCGATCCGATCACGGTAATCGCGCCGCGCGACGTGATGGAGGCGCTGCGGGGCACGCTCGAGCTTTTCGAGGAGCATGAATTCCTGTTTCCGCAGGGCGACTCGCCCTTTTCATTTCAGCCGGCCGAGCCCGATCCGCTGCCCTGGCACGCACAGGTGCCAACATTGGGATTGGTGGCTGCGTGTGTCGGCGCCTGGCTCTGGTACGCCGCGACGCACGAGGCGGGCGGGATGGGCGATTGGGGCCTGTCCGGGGCCGCGCTCCGCCAAGGCCGGTTCGAAAATATCCTGCTGCACATGGTCGCCCATGGCGGCGCGATGCACCTGACCATGAACATGTCGATGCTGGCGGCGATCGGCGGCGCGCTCACCTTGCGGCTGGGCTCGCCGCCGCTAAGCTGGCTGCGCTTCCTCTTGCTGTTCCTGCTCAGCGGACTGGCCGGCGCAGCGCTGTATCTGCTGGTGCACCCGGCGGGGACGGTGCCGATGGTCGGCGCGTCGGGCGCGCTGTATGGCTTGTTCGCCCTGTTCATCCGGGCGCCTGCCGATGGCCGGGGCACGCTGTCGCTAAAGTCGCGGCGGATTCGGCGTGTCGGCTGGGAGCTGGCCAAGCAGAACCTGTTCCTGTTCGGGCTCCTCGCGGCGCTGGCCTGGGCGAGTGGAGGCGCAGGCGGGCTGGCTTGGGAAGCGCATCTCGGCGGCTTCCTGTTCGGCTTGCTTGTCGGCCCGAAGCTGTTGCCGCGAAATGCGGAAGCCCGCTCCGGCATCGAGGGGCCACCGGTGCTGATCCCAGGGACTGTCGCGCCGGCCGACTGA
- the gspD gene encoding type II secretion system secretin GspD: MKIRSAIAALALAGIALDTVALAQTAPAPAPQDAGTGDVVVNMRGVEISDVADQISRITGRTLILDPAVKGVVTVTSSTPLSPAGVWELFQSVLRANGFSAVRSGRAWRIVPAANAVRDGGIPSRGASGQELVTRMVRLQNVPAADVARVVRPLVATFGSVEPLSTPNAVVITDYADNVRRVEAIARQLDGGSGATFVTVSLKNGNATDVATALQGVLGEGTRIAADARSNTVIVRGTPASVAEARKMLISLDQPGGATPITRMFRLNYADAETVTDVLRGVLGQGDSADNPVATSLGSGSSNPFARLSQGNNNLSALPNSAASTSGGMGSAMQSANTNGTAMQAVQTQTPKGFSTPELTVQPAPELNAVVVRGTATAIASIEQLITDLDVRRPQVLIEAAIAEITGDDAEQLGVQLGTSGAVLNQVKGGATSFDTAGVSMGTILTALGVPAGKVLGTGLTANIAIGDDFSLLVQALGTSTRANLLSTPQLTVLDNVAGEFVSGQNVPFITGSVLTSSSTVNPYTTIERKDVGITLRVLPRINAGDTIRLQVNQEASSIATAQTAAASDLVTNRRAITTTVLADNGQTIVLGGLTADDYTDTRQQVPILGDIPIVGELFKSRREQHQKRTLFIFLKPTILRDGADAAAASKDRYNRLRADEIANAKRGSLLLAPPTPRLTVEIDGIY, from the coding sequence GTGAAGATTCGCTCCGCCATCGCCGCCCTAGCGCTCGCCGGGATCGCCCTGGATACGGTTGCCCTCGCCCAGACTGCGCCCGCCCCAGCCCCGCAGGACGCCGGCACCGGCGACGTCGTGGTCAACATGCGCGGCGTCGAGATTTCCGACGTGGCCGACCAGATCTCGCGGATCACCGGGCGCACGCTGATCCTCGATCCGGCGGTGAAGGGCGTGGTGACCGTCACCTCGTCGACTCCGCTGTCGCCTGCCGGGGTGTGGGAGCTGTTCCAGTCGGTGCTGCGGGCCAACGGCTTCTCGGCGGTGCGCTCGGGCCGGGCCTGGCGGATCGTGCCCGCGGCCAATGCGGTGCGCGACGGCGGCATCCCGAGCCGCGGCGCCTCCGGCCAGGAGCTGGTGACGCGGATGGTCCGCCTTCAGAACGTGCCCGCCGCCGATGTCGCCCGCGTGGTGCGCCCGCTGGTCGCGACCTTCGGCAGCGTCGAGCCGCTGAGCACGCCCAATGCGGTGGTGATCACCGACTATGCCGACAATGTCCGCCGCGTGGAGGCGATCGCCCGCCAGCTCGACGGCGGCAGCGGCGCGACCTTCGTCACCGTCTCGTTGAAGAACGGCAACGCCACCGACGTAGCGACCGCGCTGCAGGGCGTGCTGGGCGAAGGCACTCGCATCGCCGCCGATGCGCGCAGCAACACGGTGATCGTGCGCGGCACGCCGGCATCGGTCGCCGAGGCGCGCAAGATGCTGATCTCGCTCGACCAGCCGGGCGGCGCGACGCCGATCACCCGGATGTTCCGCCTCAACTATGCCGATGCCGAGACCGTGACCGACGTGCTGCGCGGCGTGCTGGGCCAGGGCGACAGCGCCGACAATCCTGTGGCGACCAGCCTGGGCAGCGGCAGCTCCAACCCGTTCGCGCGGCTGAGCCAGGGCAACAATAACCTTTCGGCGCTGCCCAACAGCGCGGCCTCGACCAGCGGCGGCATGGGCAGCGCGATGCAGAGCGCCAACACCAACGGCACGGCGATGCAGGCGGTGCAGACGCAGACGCCCAAGGGCTTCTCGACGCCCGAGCTCACCGTGCAGCCGGCGCCCGAGCTCAATGCGGTAGTGGTGCGCGGCACCGCCACCGCAATCGCATCGATCGAGCAGCTGATCACCGATCTCGACGTGCGCCGCCCGCAGGTGCTGATCGAGGCGGCGATCGCCGAGATCACCGGCGACGATGCCGAGCAGCTCGGCGTGCAGCTCGGCACCAGCGGCGCCGTGCTCAACCAAGTGAAGGGCGGCGCGACTTCGTTCGACACCGCCGGCGTGTCGATGGGCACGATTCTGACCGCGCTGGGCGTTCCGGCGGGCAAGGTGCTCGGCACAGGGCTGACCGCCAATATCGCGATCGGTGACGATTTCTCGTTGCTGGTGCAGGCGCTCGGCACCTCGACCCGCGCCAACCTGCTCTCCACCCCGCAGCTGACCGTGCTCGACAATGTCGCGGGCGAGTTCGTCTCGGGCCAGAACGTGCCGTTCATCACCGGCTCGGTGCTGACCAGCTCGAGCACCGTGAACCCCTATACGACGATCGAGCGCAAGGATGTGGGCATCACGCTGCGCGTCCTCCCGCGGATCAACGCCGGCGACACGATCCGCCTGCAGGTGAACCAGGAAGCCTCGTCGATCGCCACCGCTCAGACCGCCGCCGCCTCCGACCTGGTCACCAATCGCCGCGCGATCACCACCACTGTGCTCGCCGACAACGGCCAGACGATCGTGCTGGGCGGGCTGACCGCGGACGACTATACCGATACGCGCCAGCAGGTACCGATCCTGGGCGACATCCCGATCGTCGGCGAGCTGTTCAAGAGCCGCCGCGAGCAGCACCAGAAGCGCACGCTGTTCATCTTCCTCAAGCCGACGATCCTGCGCGACGGCGCCGATGCGGCGGCGGCATCGAAGGACCGCTACAACCGGCTGCGCGCGGACGAGATCGCCAATGCCAAGCGCGGCAGCCTGCTCCTCGCCCCGCCGACGCCGCGGCTGACGGTGGAGATCGACGGGATTTATTGA